The Winogradskyella schleiferi genome has a window encoding:
- a CDS encoding GatB/YqeY domain-containing protein: protein MSLQVEIMTAMKAAMKDKDQTALAALRAVKSEILLAQTSGTQEGLSEDEEIKILSKLVKQRKDSAAIFSEQNRNDLAEPELAQAEVISQFLPEQLSEEKISVEVMKVIAAVRAEGMKDMGKVMGIVSKKLAGQADGKTISNIVKAKLS from the coding sequence ATGAGCTTACAAGTCGAAATAATGACTGCTATGAAAGCAGCAATGAAAGACAAAGACCAAACAGCCTTAGCGGCTTTAAGAGCTGTAAAATCAGAAATTTTATTAGCGCAAACCTCAGGTACACAAGAGGGTTTGTCCGAAGATGAAGAAATAAAAATATTATCCAAGTTGGTAAAACAACGTAAGGATAGTGCTGCTATTTTTTCGGAACAAAACCGAAACGATTTGGCTGAGCCAGAATTGGCACAAGCAGAAGTTATCAGTCAGTTTTTACCTGAGCAATTGTCTGAGGAAAAGATTTCCGTCGAAGTCATGAAAGTTATCGCTGCAGTTAGAGCTGAGGGTATGAAGGACATGGGAAAGGTTATGGGTATTGTGAGTAAAAAATTAGCAGGTCAAGCAGATGGAAAAACAATTTCTAATATTGTTAAAGCTAAATTGTCATAA